ACTCTGCCATCACCACAGGATCCTGCTGAACCATAGCCACGCCTTCACGCAGAACCTGATGGCTCAGCGTAGGGATCGATCGGCCATCAATACAGATCTCACCCTGATTAACCGGATAGTAACCCATCAGTAAATTAGCCAGCGTCGATTTACCGCTGCCGGTATGCCCTACCAAAGCCACAAATCCGCGCGATGCAATGTGCAGATTAATATCCTGCAAAACTGGGCGGCCTTCCCGATAGGCAAAAGTCACGTTGTTAACATCGACTCGCCCGCTCTGCAAAGGCTGAATGTCGCCGCCGTAGTTCTGTTGAGCATCATCCATCAACTCGAAAATGCGCTCCCCGGCAACAACGGCCTGCTGCATCATGGACTGTTGGCTGGTGAGCTCAATCAAAGGCTCATTCAGACGACCTAAATAGTTAATGAAAGCATAAAGCACGCCCACGCCAATCGAACCTTCGGCGCTGAAGCCAAACATCATTAACAATCCACAGAGGATCATCGCGGAGAAGAGGCTCAGCAACGGTCGCAGCAAAAAACCTTCCAGACGCAGTGTTTGCATACGCGCCTGATAATGAGAGCGGCTAACCTCCCCCATTTTCTCACCAAAGCGCGCCTGCTGGCGGAACTGTTGGATAACGCCCATGCCGTTGATCACTTCGTTAAAACCATCATTGATATCAGCAAGATAGCTACGAACGCGACGTACAATCGGCGTGCTGTAATGTTGATAAACCGCCATCACTACAAACACGGCGGGGAAAATACAAATAGAAATCAGTGCCATTCGCCAATCAAGGGTAAACATGGCCACCAGCATCGCACCAATCAGCGCCGCGCTTTTCAGCACCGTCGCCACCACCGTGACATAAAGATCTTTGATCACTTCAGTGTCGTTGGTCACTCGCGAAATAAGCTGCCCAACAGGCTGATTATCAAAAGCGGATAGAGGCTGACGCAGCGCAGCATCCATAACGTCGGTACGTAGCTGTTGTACGACGCCAACCGCCGCACGGTTGAACAATAATGCCTGCGCATACTGCAAGCCCGCGGCGGTAAATTCAAGCAGCAGATATAACAGTGCTAAGCCTGTCACCAACCCAAGTCTGAGATCGCCTTTGGCAACCACATTATCGATGAAGTAGCTGATGATAATCGGGCCACAAACTTCCGCAGCCGCAGCCACCCATAGCATAACCACGGCAATCGCCAACGGTTTTTTGTACGGGCCACCATAGGCGAGCAGGCGTTTCAGGGTGGGCCAGAGCTGTTTGATATTACGCATTATCTGGCTCCTGAATCTGCGAATCGGGTTCATCAAGCTGAGCTTCAATTTGCTGGAAGCGATGCATATCTCGATACCAACCGCGCTGTTGGCTCAGTTCAGTGTGCAAGCCACGCTGAGCCACAACGCCTTGCTGCAGAACAAGGATCTCGCTGGCTTCTGTCAGCGCAGAAAGACGATGAGCGCTGATAATCACCGTTCGATTCTCTCCCCATTCGCGCAGATTATGCAGAATTTGATATTCTGTGCGGCCATCAACCGCCGATAGCGCATCGTCGAGGATCAAAATCTCGGCATCTAATAGCAATGCTCGAGCGATAGAGATGCGCTGCTTTTGCCCACCGGACAGCATCACACCACGCTCTCCCACTTCGGTTTGATAGCCTTCGGGCAAGCGCAGAATATCCTCATGTACGCTGGCGAGCTTCGCCACGCGTTCAATGTCTTCTTGTGTTGCATCAGGTTTACCTAATGCAATATTCATGGCAACAGAATCCGAGAACAGGAACGGTGTTTGGCTCACCACGGCGAGCCGAGCGCGCCATTCATCAAGACGCAGCTCACGCAAAGAGATGCCGTGGAAACACACTTCCCCTTGGTCGGGATCAAACTGTCGCTGAATCAATGAGAGCAACGCGCTTTTGCCCGCGCCCGTTGGTCCGCACAGGCCTAGCATCTGACCCGGCGCGAGATTGAATTGGATGTTATGCAGTACAGGATGAGTCCCTTCGCTATAAGCGAAACGCTCGATATTAACACTAAGAGCACCTCGCCCCAGTGGTAAAGACCGTTCGCCGTCTTGAACGGTTGACGGCTCGGACAGCATGCTGCGAATACGGCTATAGGCCGCGCTACCGCGCTCCACGATGTTAAACATCCACGCTAATGCCAACATCGGCCAAATCATTAAGCCCAGATACATCACAAAACTGGTCAATTGCCCTAACGTCAGGTGACCATGAATCACCATCACCCCGCCGCCGCCGATCGCCAGCAAGTTGGCACAGCCAATCGCGATAAAAATCGTCGGGTTAAAGCGTGCATCGACCTTGGCCACGTGCATATTGCGGACACCGGCTTCAGCTGCAACGTCGGCAAAGCGTTTCGACTGATGATTTTCTAAACCAAAGGATTTAATCATGCGAATGCTGGTCAAGCTCTCTTGAGCCTGATCGTTGAGCATAGAGAAAGCCGCCTGCGCAGACTTAAACCGCGAGTGTAGCTGCGCGCCTTGATGCTTAATGACCATAGCCATAATCGGCATTGGAATAAGAGACAGCAGCGTCAGCTCCCAGCTTATTTGGGTGCTCATCACAAACAGCACCGCCAAGCCCATAACCAGCGAGTCCACCAGCGTCAATACACCTTCACCCGCGGCGAAAACAACGCGATCGACGTCGTTGGTCGCTCTAGCGATCAAATCGCCGGTACGGTGGCGGTGATAAAATGAAGGGGCTTGGTTACTGAGCTGACGATAATATTTTTCACGCAGTTCAACGGCCAGCAAATAGGACGCACCGAATAGCAGCACTCGCCACACATAGCGCAACAGATACACCACCACCGCGACGAGCAGTAAAATACCAATCCAAAACGCCAGCGTTGTCGCAGGCATATGCTGTTTTGACACGCCGTCAATCACGATGCCAACAATGCGCGGCGGCACCAGCTGCAAGATAGCGATAACGACTAATAAAAGTACGGCTCCCAGATATCGCCGCCATTCACGACGAAAATACCAGCCTAGTTGGGCAAATAATCTCACGTATTTTTATTCCATAGCCCGCTATGGGCTTTGATTTTGAATGCTGTATATATAAACAGCACTAGGATAACACCGATAGGAAACTTAGGTAACTGCGTGATGGGCAAATTTGTGTGCTTTATTCACCCACGGGCAAAAACGTGGTGCTTTTTATTTGTTCCATCGCAAAACTGGAAGTGACGTCACTTAAGCCTTTCACCGCATTCACCAATCGCTTATAAAAAGCATCGTAGCTTTTCATGTCCGCAACCTGCACCTGCATTAAATAATCGTACTCTCCTGCCATGCGATAAAACGCAAGGATTTCAGGCATGTGCTCAACCTGCTGCACAAAATGATGATACCACTCACTGCTGTGATGCTGGGTTTTGATCATAACAAACGCGGTCAGACCAAGGCCAAGCTTATCCTTGTCTAGCAGCGCCACACGCCCAACGATATAGCCCTCATCTTCTAGGCGTTTTAGGCGTTTCCAGCAGGGCGTAGAGGTCAAGTTGACCGCATCGGCCAACACCTGCAACGACTGAGTGCAGTCGCGCTGTAAGAGTTCCAACAGTTTTCGGTCTGTTTTATCTAACATATATCACTTATGGAGAAATATTTTCTCTTATTAGGCCAATATGAAGTCTATATAGCAACTTCTTTTTCTGCAAAATCCGATAGTCTTATCCCATACGTTCAGACTGACTCACATAGGCCATTATCATGAACAACGCTTGGGTAAAGCACGCTATCAGCGAGATCGAAGCCGATTTTCAACGTTCGGCAGACACACACCTTATTCGCCTAAATCTTCCTACTTTTCCCGGCATCTATTTGTATCTGAAAGATGAGAGCACGCATCCAACCGGCAGCCTGAAACATCGTCTAGCCCGCTCACTCTTTTTGTATGGGCTATGTAACGGTTGGATTAAAGAAGACACCACGATTATCGAAGCCTCTTCAGGCAGCACCGCCGTCTCCGAGGCCTATTTCGCTCGACTGCTGAATTTGCCGTTTATCGCTGTGATGCCGTCATGCACCGCACGTAAAAAAGTCGAACAGATCGAGTTTTATGGTGGCCGCTGTCATTTTGTTGACAGCGCCAGCCAGATTTATGCGGCGTCAGAACAGTTAGCCAAAGAGTTGAACGGCCATTATATGGATCAGTTTACCAATGCTGAACGAGCAACCGACTGGCGTGGCAACAATAATATTGCCGATAGCATATTTCGCCAGATGGAGCGCGAGCCGCATCCGGTTCCCGCTTATATCGTCATGAGTGCGGGCACCGGCGGCACGTCTGCAACCTTAGGCCGCTATATTCGTTACCAAGGACACCCGACTCATCTGATGGTGGTCGATCCTGAAAACTCGGTGTTTATGGATAGCTATTTGCAAAAAGACCGCACCATTACGGGCACCTGTGGCAGCAAAATCGAAGGTATCGGACGACCACGCGCTGAGCCTTCATTTATCCCTGAGGCTATCGACAGCATGATGCGGGTTCCAGATGCCGCCAGCATCGCCACTATCCATTGGCTGCAGAAGGTATTAGGGCGCAAGGTCGGCGCTTCGACAGGAACAAATATGTGGGGTGCATTAACGCTGGCACGTCAAATGCGCGATCGTGGCGAACAAGGCGCTATCGTTACCCTGCTCTGCGACAGCGGTGAACGTTATTTAGACACCTACTATGATGCTGATTGGGTGAAAACGAATATTGGCGATTTAAGCCAATATACCCAACAGTTGGAAGCGATGTAGCTTACCTATTCTGTTTAAAGCAGAAATAAAAAACCGGGCTATACACACGATGTGTAGGCCCGGCGGCTGTAAAAGAATCCTCGTTATTCGGGGGAATGGTGAGGTTTTTTTGGTGAACTCAGCCAATTGTTTAACTGTTGTGCCACCGCCTGTTGCTGGCAGTGACCAATAATCTCTAAGTGTGGCAAGCTGGCTTTAAGCTGCGGCAATGCATTACCCATGATGTAGCCTTTACCCACCATGCCCAGCATTTCTCTGTCATTCATCGCATCACCAAACGCCATACAATCAGCAAGATCGATATCAAGATGGTCGCATAAATGACTCAGCGCAGAGCCTTTGTTAGTTCCTGCGGGCAAAACTTCTAAGCAATCGTAGGCCGAAAAACACAGATCAACAGCCTTGCCAAAATGCTGACGCAGCCGCGTTTGTAAAAGCGTTAAAGCATCGTGATCGCCACAGAAACAGATTTTACTAATACCATAAGCCGGTAGAGCACGCAGCGGCGTGATTTGATAGCCAAAACCATTTTCCACATGTGGAACTAAGAGCTCTGGGCGCTCGACTGAAGTCAACCAACCATCATCTCTAAAAACGTGAACTGAGGCGGGGGTTTCCCAATGAGAATGCAAAACCTCAAGCGCAATTTCTGGCACTAAATCGCTGGAAAATAAGTTATTACCCTCGCGGTCGTGTATCCGCGTGCCATTGCCGGTAATCATATAGCCCTGCAAACCTAACCGGCGCGCGATAGTGCGCACTTCGAGAAAATGGCGCCCCGTTGCAAACGTCAATGCAATCTGGTTCTCAGATAAACGATGCAGCACATCTAAGGTTTCAGCCCCAACCTGATGATTAGGCATCAGCAGTGTGCCATCCATATCAAAGGCTGCTAAACGAACCATACCGAAACCTCTTTTTGTGACGAATCATTTTTGTGACGAATATAGTGAGATAAACAGTATGGCGTGGCATTTACGGAACTAATAGTGAACAATTGAAGAAAATTGTTCAGGATTTAACGATGCGCCTGCTGCAAAGACTTAGCCAATATCAACGTTTAAACCAGTTCGCTGGCGATGCTCCTATTCAGACAACCGTGGCTGAACTGGCTGGGGTTTTCTGCTGTAGCGAACGCCACGTGCGTACGTTGTTAGCCCAGCTTCAAGAGCTGAAGTGGTTGGAGTGGCATGCAACAGCGGGCCGTGGGAAACGCGCACGTTTGCACTGCGTTATTCCTGAACAACAGCTTCGAGCCAACCTAATGCAGCAACTGCTCAACGCGGGCGACCATCAAAATGCATTAAAGCTGGCCGAACGTGACCCTATTCATCTCAATGAACTGCTTATGCCGCATCTGGGCGGTCAATGGGATGCGGACCTTCCTACGCTGCGTATTCCGTACTATCGAACGCTCGAACCTATCGCGCCGTTGGCGCTAACCGGGCGCGCCGAACAGCATCTTGCCCATACAATCCATGCCGGGCTCACTCGCTTTGAAACCGGTAATCCTCATCCACAGCCCGATTTAGCACATCATTGGCAAACCAGCGCCGATGGTCTGCAGTGGCAGTTTTTACTGCGTAGCGATTTGCGCTGGCACAATGGACAACCTATATCTGCCGAACAATTGGTTCAGCGGCTAAAACAGCTGTGCCATCATCCTCGCTGCGGGAGTTTTCTGAGTAGCATCGCGGATATTTCTCTGCCCCATGCGCTATGTATTCGTTTTACCTTAAAGCGTGCAGACTATTGGCTTGCTCACCGTCTGGCTGATTTACTCTGCCTTTTGCCTCATCCTGATTATCCTGAAATTGGCGCGGGGCCTTTTCGTCAGATCAGCTCGTCAGACATGCTCATTAGGCTTGAGCAGCACAGCAGCTATCATCTGCACCGCCCTTACCTGCATGCGATTGAATATTGGATCACATCCAGTCCAGAGCAGGCGTCAGCCTCCAGCAGCCAGCATCCGGTAAAAATAACCATCGGGCAGTATGAGGAATTGGCTAGCGTGCGTCCGGTACAGCGCAGCACCAGCGTCGGCTTTTGTTATATCGCTCTCAATCAGAAGCGCGGAAAACTCACAGCGGCTCAAAGCCGTTACCTCACGACGCTGATACGCGAGGAAAATACGCTCAATCATCTCCCGATTGAAAATGGTTTGATCGCACGCAGCAGCGCAATGCTTACTGGCTGGCCACTGCCGGAACCTACTCCTGAGCCGATTACGCTGCCCCCGAAGCTCACGTTGCTTTACCATCCACCGGCAGAGCTCACCGCGCTTTCCGACCGACTACAGGAACGCTTAGCACAGGCTGGATGTGAGTTAGAAGTACGCTTCTATGACGGTAAGCGTTGGGAATCTAATGAGCAGTTTGCCGACGTCGACATTATTTTAGGCGACAGATTAATCGGCGAGTCGCCGGAAGTGGCCTTGGAGAATTGGCTGCGGATTGATGTGCTTTGGCAGGCGATTTTGAGTGACGAAGAGCAGCAGCAATGTTGTTCGGTGCTTGATGGCGTGCAACAGTTAGCGGACGAAACGCAGCGCCACCATGCTCTACGGGATTATTACACCCATCTCATGCAGCAAAGCATCATCATGCCGCTGTTTAATTACCAGTATCAAATCAGTGCACCTCCTCGCGTAGAAGGCGTGACGCTTACCGCCTATGGGTGGTTCGATTTCTGTCGTGCATGGGTTCCCGCGCCTACGGATGAATAGTCTGGCTGTTCATCTCTTTCCATAGCCGTTACCATAGGCAGCGTTATGGCAGGCAATTTTATTGCCTGCCTATCTTTTTTTAGATTGATAGAGGTAAGGCAATGAAACGCGCGGTGGTAGTATTCAGTGGCGGTCAAGACTCCACAACTTGTTTAATTCAAGCTTTGGAACGTTATGATGAAGTGCATTGCATCACTTTTGATTATGGCCAACGCCATCGTGCTGAGATTGATGTGGCACGCGATCTCGCCATTAAGCTTGGCGCATCAGCGCATAAAGTGCTCGATGTTGGCTTGCTTAACGAACTGGCGATAAGCAGCCTTACCCGCGACAACATTCCGGTTCCAACCGAAAGCGAAGACGGTATTCCAAATACCTTTGTGCCTGGCCGCAATATTCTGTTTCTGACCTTAGCCGCCATTTATGCTTATCAAGTGCAGGCCGAGGCCGTGATTACCGGCGTATGCGAAACTGATTTCTCCGGCTACCCAGACTGCCGTGACGAATTTGTGAAAGCGTTAAACAAAGCAATTGTCTTAGGCATGGCGCGCGACGTTCGTTTCGAAACCCCGTTGATGTGGCTGAACAAAGCAGAAACGTGGGCACTAGCCGATCATTACCAAAAACTTGATCTGGTGCGTCAGGAAACGCTCACCTGCTACAACGGCATTCAGGGTGACGGCTGCGGTGAATGCGCTGCCTGTCATTTGCGTTCGCACGGGCTCAATGATTATTTAGCGAACCGCGCGGCGGTTTCTGCAAGCCTGAAAGAAAAAACCGGTCTGTAAGATTTTTGTCTATCGTTTATAAGATCGAGATACACGGGTCTACCACACCGCGGGGCGGTTACGGAACACATCCATGTGTTCCTCCCTAAAGGGCAACGCTTACGCGTTGTTCAACTTTGCTCCAGGCAAAGTTGTCGGCGGCTTACGCCGCTACGCCCCCATCGGTGTGCTCCCCCTAAAATCAAGCTATCATGATCAACATCAACCTATAAGATCACGTTTCAATGAGCCGCTATATTCTCGTATTGGCGGCTCATTTTATGATTTTCACTTATCTCCGCTCAATTCCAGCAAACGGTCGCGTAATGCACCTTCTAAAGGCAATGCTTTTTGCGTTCTCAGATCGGTACAAACAAACGTTAAAGCAGCATCAATGATAATTTCATTGTCTGAAGTACGAGTGATAGTTTGATTTAACACGCCGCTGCGCCCATTAAGCTGATGCAGCTTACTCTCCACCACCAGCTCATCATTTAGCACCGCGCCGCGACGATAGTTGATGTTGAGATTCACCACCATAAACGCGATGGCCTCCTTCATCATCCAATCAAAAGCACCGTGGTCTTCAAGCCACTGCCAACGCGCCTCCTCAAGGAACTCGAGGTAACGGGCGTTATTAACATGCTGATAAACATCTAAATGATATCCTCGAACCTTAATGATGGTTGCATTGCTCATCGTTCATATGGCCTTTTCCAGTAGTTGACTGAAGCGACTGCAAATATGCAGTCGCCTGCTCAGCTATTTTTAATTCTTAGCGCACTATTGAAAGTAGCAGAGCGCTAAAAAACCAAACTGGTTTGACCACTGAATTTTGTGCTCGATCACAATTTTAAGCGATCGCGGTTACGTGCGATTAATGCTGCGCCAATTCCTTTCACCTCTTCCAATTGCTCGATCTGGGTAAAGGCCCCGTTTTTCTCACGATATTCCACGATCGCCTGCGCTTTCTTCAGGCCAACACCGTTGAGCGCCGTTGCTATCTCTTGCGCACTGGCGGTGTTGATATTGATGCTGGTTCCCACAGCACCCGGTGAGGCATCTTTAATTACCGGCTGAGGGTCCGTGGCTTTTTGTGTTTGTTCAACGTTAGGGGTTATAGGTTTAGCAGGCGTCGCTGATTGAGCCTGTAACGGCAGCAGCAAGGCCCCTGTAAGCACAGCCCATACCCCGATTAATTGCACCATCATTTTTTGCTTTTTCATGCTGAAGTTCTCCTGTTGTGTGTCAGCGAACACAGAGTGCAGCAGGAAAAAAAACATAACAAACACCATTCTCCAGATATGGAAAAGGCCGCATAAGCGGCCTTTTGAGATTGCATCAGGATGCAAATTTAGTGCGATGCTTACTGCATTTCGCTCGCTGCGCTGCCTAATTTAATTTTGGCATTTGAACGCAGATTATCCATCAGAGAGTCGAAGGTAATGCCGGTTGCACCGGTCAACATCTGAGAAGAGAAGGCTTTAAGTTCTTCATTACTCATATGACCCGACTTAACCGCATCCAATTGGATCAGCACGATGTTGTCTTGACGATCTTGGGCCAAACCATAAACCGGCTTGTTATCTTTTGGCTGCGCCATGGCAAACACGGTATCGGCTAACTGACGATCCTCAGAGGCTCGCGTCAACGTCTGCTCTGCACCGAAACTAATCCCCGCAGCTTTCAGCGCTTCGTCACCTTTACCTGACTGCAA
This is a stretch of genomic DNA from Hafnia alvei. It encodes these proteins:
- a CDS encoding SmdB family multidrug efflux ABC transporter permease/ATP-binding protein → MRNIKQLWPTLKRLLAYGGPYKKPLAIAVVMLWVAAAAEVCGPIIISYFIDNVVAKGDLRLGLVTGLALLYLLLEFTAAGLQYAQALLFNRAAVGVVQQLRTDVMDAALRQPLSAFDNQPVGQLISRVTNDTEVIKDLYVTVVATVLKSAALIGAMLVAMFTLDWRMALISICIFPAVFVVMAVYQHYSTPIVRRVRSYLADINDGFNEVINGMGVIQQFRQQARFGEKMGEVSRSHYQARMQTLRLEGFLLRPLLSLFSAMILCGLLMMFGFSAEGSIGVGVLYAFINYLGRLNEPLIELTSQQSMMQQAVVAGERIFELMDDAQQNYGGDIQPLQSGRVDVNNVTFAYREGRPVLQDINLHIASRGFVALVGHTGSGKSTLANLLMGYYPVNQGEICIDGRSIPTLSHQVLREGVAMVQQDPVVMAESVMHNVTLGRDISEDQVWKALEDVQLAPLVRSWPQGIQTQLGEQGNNLSVGQKQLLAMARVLVQAPQILILDEATANIDSGTEQAIQKALNVIRQQTTLIVIAHRLSTIVDADSILVLHRGQAVEQGSHHELLAKQGRYYQMHQLQLVGEALAAGLHQESPTI
- a CDS encoding SmdA family multidrug ABC transporter permease/ATP-binding protein; this translates as MRLFAQLGWYFRREWRRYLGAVLLLVVIAILQLVPPRIVGIVIDGVSKQHMPATTLAFWIGILLLVAVVVYLLRYVWRVLLFGASYLLAVELREKYYRQLSNQAPSFYHRHRTGDLIARATNDVDRVVFAAGEGVLTLVDSLVMGLAVLFVMSTQISWELTLLSLIPMPIMAMVIKHQGAQLHSRFKSAQAAFSMLNDQAQESLTSIRMIKSFGLENHQSKRFADVAAEAGVRNMHVAKVDARFNPTIFIAIGCANLLAIGGGGVMVIHGHLTLGQLTSFVMYLGLMIWPMLALAWMFNIVERGSAAYSRIRSMLSEPSTVQDGERSLPLGRGALSVNIERFAYSEGTHPVLHNIQFNLAPGQMLGLCGPTGAGKSALLSLIQRQFDPDQGEVCFHGISLRELRLDEWRARLAVVSQTPFLFSDSVAMNIALGKPDATQEDIERVAKLASVHEDILRLPEGYQTEVGERGVMLSGGQKQRISIARALLLDAEILILDDALSAVDGRTEYQILHNLREWGENRTVIISAHRLSALTEASEILVLQQGVVAQRGLHTELSQQRGWYRDMHRFQQIEAQLDEPDSQIQEPDNA
- a CDS encoding Lrp/AsnC family transcriptional regulator, whose product is MLDKTDRKLLELLQRDCTQSLQVLADAVNLTSTPCWKRLKRLEDEGYIVGRVALLDKDKLGLGLTAFVMIKTQHHSSEWYHHFVQQVEHMPEILAFYRMAGEYDYLMQVQVADMKSYDAFYKRLVNAVKGLSDVTSSFAMEQIKSTTFLPVGE
- a CDS encoding PLP-dependent cysteine synthase family protein, giving the protein MNNAWVKHAISEIEADFQRSADTHLIRLNLPTFPGIYLYLKDESTHPTGSLKHRLARSLFLYGLCNGWIKEDTTIIEASSGSTAVSEAYFARLLNLPFIAVMPSCTARKKVEQIEFYGGRCHFVDSASQIYAASEQLAKELNGHYMDQFTNAERATDWRGNNNIADSIFRQMEREPHPVPAYIVMSAGTGGTSATLGRYIRYQGHPTHLMVVDPENSVFMDSYLQKDRTITGTCGSKIEGIGRPRAEPSFIPEAIDSMMRVPDAASIATIHWLQKVLGRKVGASTGTNMWGALTLARQMRDRGEQGAIVTLLCDSGERYLDTYYDADWVKTNIGDLSQYTQQLEAM
- the cof gene encoding HMP-PP phosphatase, producing the protein MVRLAAFDMDGTLLMPNHQVGAETLDVLHRLSENQIALTFATGRHFLEVRTIARRLGLQGYMITGNGTRIHDREGNNLFSSDLVPEIALEVLHSHWETPASVHVFRDDGWLTSVERPELLVPHVENGFGYQITPLRALPAYGISKICFCGDHDALTLLQTRLRQHFGKAVDLCFSAYDCLEVLPAGTNKGSALSHLCDHLDIDLADCMAFGDAMNDREMLGMVGKGYIMGNALPQLKASLPHLEIIGHCQQQAVAQQLNNWLSSPKKPHHSPE
- a CDS encoding SgrR family transcriptional regulator, translated to MRLLQRLSQYQRLNQFAGDAPIQTTVAELAGVFCCSERHVRTLLAQLQELKWLEWHATAGRGKRARLHCVIPEQQLRANLMQQLLNAGDHQNALKLAERDPIHLNELLMPHLGGQWDADLPTLRIPYYRTLEPIAPLALTGRAEQHLAHTIHAGLTRFETGNPHPQPDLAHHWQTSADGLQWQFLLRSDLRWHNGQPISAEQLVQRLKQLCHHPRCGSFLSSIADISLPHALCIRFTLKRADYWLAHRLADLLCLLPHPDYPEIGAGPFRQISSSDMLIRLEQHSSYHLHRPYLHAIEYWITSSPEQASASSSQHPVKITIGQYEELASVRPVQRSTSVGFCYIALNQKRGKLTAAQSRYLTTLIREENTLNHLPIENGLIARSSAMLTGWPLPEPTPEPITLPPKLTLLYHPPAELTALSDRLQERLAQAGCELEVRFYDGKRWESNEQFADVDIILGDRLIGESPEVALENWLRIDVLWQAILSDEEQQQCCSVLDGVQQLADETQRHHALRDYYTHLMQQSIIMPLFNYQYQISAPPRVEGVTLTAYGWFDFCRAWVPAPTDE
- the queC gene encoding 7-cyano-7-deazaguanine synthase QueC, yielding MKRAVVVFSGGQDSTTCLIQALERYDEVHCITFDYGQRHRAEIDVARDLAIKLGASAHKVLDVGLLNELAISSLTRDNIPVPTESEDGIPNTFVPGRNILFLTLAAIYAYQVQAEAVITGVCETDFSGYPDCRDEFVKALNKAIVLGMARDVRFETPLMWLNKAETWALADHYQKLDLVRQETLTCYNGIQGDGCGECAACHLRSHGLNDYLANRAAVSASLKEKTGL
- a CDS encoding thioesterase family protein — its product is MSNATIIKVRGYHLDVYQHVNNARYLEFLEEARWQWLEDHGAFDWMMKEAIAFMVVNLNINYRRGAVLNDELVVESKLHQLNGRSGVLNQTITRTSDNEIIIDAALTFVCTDLRTQKALPLEGALRDRLLELSGDK
- a CDS encoding helix-hairpin-helix domain-containing protein, whose amino-acid sequence is MKKQKMMVQLIGVWAVLTGALLLPLQAQSATPAKPITPNVEQTQKATDPQPVIKDASPGAVGTSININTASAQEIATALNGVGLKKAQAIVEYREKNGAFTQIEQLEEVKGIGAALIARNRDRLKL